In Candidatus Gracilibacteria bacterium, the sequence ACCGAGTGGCTGATGGATCATGATTTCTGAGTGCTTGAGTGCATAGCGTTTTCATTTCGCACCACCCGCGAGAATGATAGAACCCATAGAAGCCGCGAGACCAACACAAACCGTGATGACATCTGGCTTGATCGACTGCATCGTATCATAGATAGCGAGACCCGCTGTCACATGACCTCCTGGAGAATTCACATAGAGTGTAATAGGCGCTTTCGGATCTACTTTTTCGAGATAGAGAAGTTGTGCAATCACCGTATTCGCAACCGCAGAATCAATCGCATCACCGAGAAATACTATACGATCCTCGAGAAGTCGAGAGTAAATATCATACGCGCGTTCCTGACCACCAATTTTATCGATAATAGTAGGAACAAGAAAATCAGAAATTGTTTTTTTCTTCTGCTTAGAAG encodes:
- a CDS encoding ATP-dependent Clp protease proteolytic subunit produces the protein MSKKTLTSKQKKKTISDFLVPTIIDKIGGQERAYDIYSRLLEDRIVFLGDAIDSAVANTVIAQLLYLEKVDPKAPITLYVNSPGGHVTAGLAIYDTMQSIKPDVITVCVGLAASMGSIILAGGAKGKRYALKHSEIMIHQPLGGMEGQAIDIKIAADHIIKTGEVLYKILASHSGQDLDKVRKDCDRDNYMTAEEAMKYGLIDKVL